From the genome of Actinomycetota bacterium:
TGGTTGCGCCGAACTTCATCCCTTGGACCTATCCCGACGACCGCTACTACTACGGTTGGTACGGCCAGCCGTGGCTCGGCGAACCGACCGATGGCGACATCAAGGCCGCGGTCGT
Proteins encoded in this window:
- a CDS encoding BON domain-containing protein, with amino-acid sequence MVAPNFIPWTYPDDRYYYGWYGQPWLGEPTDGDIKAAVVERLRVNPFTKDDDLTVDVKKKVVILTGDVSSTLA